The Chloroflexota bacterium sequence CGGTGGCGCTGGAGTTCTTGATGGACGGCGGCCGCTACCGCGTGACGCGGCGGCGCACGGTGCGCAATCGCAGCGGTTCCACGGAGCTGCGGTTCGAGGGCTTCGACGGGTCAATCTGGCGGCCGCTCGCCGAAGGCAGCGTCGGCCAGACACAGGACGCCATCAGCCGCCTACTCCGCATGACCCACGACACCTTCGTCCATGCGTCGTTCGTTCAGCAGGGGAAAGCCGACGCATTCATGCTCATGACGCCGCAGCACCGAAAGCAGGTGCTCGGCGACATCCTCAACCTTGGCCAGTACGACGAGCTTGCGGACGCCGCCCACGCGGCGATGCGAGAGGCCCGCGCGAGCGCGGATCGGTTGAGCGGCCAGATCCGCGCGGCGGAGGCCGAGCTGGCGCGTCGGGAAGAGTTCGAGCGCGCGCTTGCCGACAGCATTCGCGCCGAAGCGGACGCGCAACGCGAGGTCGATGAGCTGACAGCGGAGCGGACCGCCCTGGTCCGCGAGGTCGACCGACTCGTCGGGGTCGATCGGCAAGCCGCCGAGAAGCGCGCCGCTCGCGAGATCGCCGGAGATCGGGTCCATGGCCTCGAGAAGCAGATCGAGGAGCTGGCGCGGCAGGTAGCCGAAGCGGCCGCGACCGAGTCGCGCGCCGGCGAGATCGAACGGGACTTCGCCGCGTTCCAAAAGGCGGACGAGCAAGAGCGTGACATGGCGGGCCGCTTTCAGGCCTGGTGTCAGGCTCGTGACGAGCTGCAGCGCGTCGAGTCTTCCGTCGATCGGGAGCGCGGCCGCATCCAGGCAGAGCTGACCGCGGCGGAGAACAGGGCCGCTGACGTCGAGCGCCGCCTGGCGGGCGTTGAGTCAGCTCAGGCCAAAGCCGAAGCGATCCAGGCCGACATCATTCGCTATGACGCGTTGGCGCGCGAGGACGAGGACGCGCGCAAGGCCTTTGACGCCGCGAACGAGAGGCTTGCCGTCCTTCGCCGGGAAGGAGAGCGTCTGAAAGAAGAGCCCGATCGGGTCCGGCAGCGGCTGGAGCTGCTGGGGCAGAACGATACTTGCCCTCTCTGTGGGCAGGAGCTTGGGGCCTCCGGTCTCGCAGCCGCCCACAAGAGGCTCACCGAAGAGCTTCGCGAAGTCGAGCGCCAGCTGGAGCGCGCCCGGGCGGATTATCTTGCGCAGCTGAAGGTGACCAAGAGCGCACAAGAACGCGCCGCGTCGCTCCGTGAGCAATTGAACGGGCGCGCGGCGATCGAGCGCGAACTCGGCGACCTGCAGGCGCAGCTTCGGCACGCAGAAGAGGATCGGCGGGCGCTGACGGAGGTCCGCGCAGTGGCCGCGGCGTATCGCCAGGCGCTGGAATCCAACGACTACGCGTTGGAGGCCCGCTCGCGCGTGGCACCGCTTCGCCAGGCGATGCAAGCCACCGGCTACGATCCTGAAGCGCATCGCGCGTTGCGCGAGACCCGCGAGCGGCTTCGCGACGCCCCAGACAGCATGCGAGCGCTCGACGCCGCCCGCGCGACCATCCAGACGGCGTCCGCGCACCGAGCGGCGCTCGATGCCCAGCTGGCGGCAGTCCATGCCGAGGTGTCGAGGCTCGATCGGGAGACGGACGTGCTGGTCCAGGAAGCCGCGGCGTTGCCTGCCAAGCGGTCCGCCCTCGCCGCGAAAGAGGCTGAGTTGCAGGAGAGCGCCGCCGCGCACCGCGCAGCGGCCCAGCGCGTGGGGGAGGCGAAGCAGATGGTCTCCTGGCTGAACGCCAGGGCTCGAGAGGTTGAGGAGCAGAAGCGCAACCTCACGCACTGTCTCGAGGAGGTCTCCGCCTACACCCAGCTCGCCGACGCCTTCGGCAAGAGCGGAATTCAGGAAATGATCATCGACCAGGCTCTGCCCGAGATCGAGGATATCGCGAATGAGCTCCTCTCGCGTCTCACGAGCGGCCGCATGCGGGTCAGGATGCAGACGCAGCGTCCGGGAAGGACGGGCGGAACGGTGAGCACGCTGGACGTCCTGGTGTCTGACGAGCTGGGAACACGCCCCTACGAGCTGTTCTCCGGCGGCGAGAAGTTCCGGATCAACTTCGCCATCCGCATCGCCCTCTCCAAGCTCCTCGCGCGTCGGGCGAATGCGCCGCTCCAGATGCTCGCCATCGACGAGGGATTCGGGAGCCAGGACCGCGAGGGTTGCGACCGTCTCGTCGAGGCGATTCGAACCGTTCAGGCCGACTTTGAACGGATTCTCGTCATCACCCACCTCGACGACCTGAAGGACGCGTTTCCCGTCCGCATCGAGGTCATCAAAGGACCTGGCGGATCCACCTTCGCGATG is a genomic window containing:
- a CDS encoding SMC family ATPase, with amino-acid sequence MIPLRLEIRNFLSYGDRPPPLDLDGVHVACLSGANGNGKSALLDAMVWALWGEPRGGSRAGDDLVRHGASEMSVALEFLMDGGRYRVTRRRTVRNRSGSTELRFEGFDGSIWRPLAEGSVGQTQDAISRLLRMTHDTFVHASFVQQGKADAFMLMTPQHRKQVLGDILNLGQYDELADAAHAAMREARASADRLSGQIRAAEAELARREEFERALADSIRAEADAQREVDELTAERTALVREVDRLVGVDRQAAEKRAAREIAGDRVHGLEKQIEELARQVAEAAATESRAGEIERDFAAFQKADEQERDMAGRFQAWCQARDELQRVESSVDRERGRIQAELTAAENRAADVERRLAGVESAQAKAEAIQADIIRYDALAREDEDARKAFDAANERLAVLRREGERLKEEPDRVRQRLELLGQNDTCPLCGQELGASGLAAAHKRLTEELREVERQLERARADYLAQLKVTKSAQERAASLREQLNGRAAIERELGDLQAQLRHAEEDRRALTEVRAVAAAYRQALESNDYALEARSRVAPLRQAMQATGYDPEAHRALRETRERLRDAPDSMRALDAARATIQTASAHRAALDAQLAAVHAEVSRLDRETDVLVQEAAALPAKRSALAAKEAELQESAAAHRAAAQRVGEAKQMVSWLNARAREVEEQKRNLTHCLEEVSAYTQLADAFGKSGIQEMIIDQALPEIEDIANELLSRLTSGRMRVRMQTQRPGRTGGTVSTLDVLVSDELGTRPYELFSGGEKFRINFAIRIALSKLLARRANAPLQMLAIDEGFGSQDREGCDRLVEAIRTVQADFERILVITHLDDLKDAFPVRIEVIKGPGGSTFAMT